A region of the Apium graveolens cultivar Ventura chromosome 6, ASM990537v1, whole genome shotgun sequence genome:
ACAGACATATATCTTTAGAAAAAATGCTAACAAAAACAATGTTGGTTTGGTTTATTAAAAAACTTGGTGGGGGAACGGGGAAGTATAAAGGCAGGCATTCCACTTTCCAACTAGAAGTTTGTATTGTTTGATTCAAAACCCAACTAGTCCACCTCCCCCAATTTTAGAATCAACTTCACACTGAACTCAGTCTTTGTTGTGTAGCATGATACACGTATATGGTCCAAATGTAAGATATGCACCTACTCCTTTGACCACACTTTTAGTGGAAGCTTAAACTAATTCATTTTTTGTTATATCCAAACTGGAGACAAATCTTCCAAGATTTGCACTATTTGGTGAAAAGCCACCTAAAAAAGGGAATAAGCACTCTGATTTGATAACTAATATTACATGGTTAATGTGCATAACTACCCACAGAAAAGCCTCATTGCTACGGTAACCAACTGCATAATCTATATTTTTTTTAACTAGGACTAACTTGATGGATCTCTTATTTACACAAAAATTCTCACCAATAAAATTATGTCACCTCATTAAAAATGCATTAGTGATTAGAGTGTTTCAGTGCACGTACTAGAAATACCTATTCTTAAAATCATACTActacttaaaataatttttatttttagcATCAAGTTAATTGTCTTATTGCAATTTATTGGGCAGGTTTTGGCCTGCTGAAGTTTAAAATTGACTTCTTGCTACTTGACCTTACTTACTGGCTCCCGTTGACCGGTGTGTAGTTTCTGACTCTTGATCGAATTTGAACGCTGCTATATCTGCAGTCCGGCCCATTTGCAATATTCAACATTCCAAGTTTATTCAAAGGAAAATGCTACCATTATTCGAAATTCATCGAATGAGAGCTGAACTTGTGTACATTCCTGCCCAAACTAATtcaattattataaaaaaattaatttgacTTGCAAAACTAAATTTCCATTTAATAGGCTCCTATCGTATCGTACGTAACAAGAATTTTCAAGAATCTGGAGTTTGAATATTTAAATGTTTTTTTCATTTTGGTATACAAATTTTTAATTAGGAATAAACCACTCATGTTTGAAATCAATCAATACAATACTATAATAATCAGAATGGTGTATAATTTGGTTTAACGGTTATTTcccaattttggttattaaaaaaattaaataaatagtgttatatatccgctaaactattATACACATATCTACTTGCCCTACTAAACTACGATCATaacttatcatattattaaaatataaataaatagtgttatatatccactacactactaaattgttaaactattGAAATAGTATATTTATCCGACTCAACTACGATCACAGGTTATACTATAATTTTTCTTacaaatttataattattatatatttatataaatattttaaaattataatatgacaaaataaatagtatatatatctgctaaactactaaattattaaaccaCTACACACATTGTCTACTAATTCTACTAAACTACAATCATAGCTTAtcatattattttttaaaaaaattatgttatatatcagttaaactactaaattgttaaattatTAGATATAATATACTTATTCTACTCAACTACGACCACAGTTTAtcttataatttttattataaatttataattattatatatttatataaatattttaaaattataatttaaggaaataaataaaaaatttaaataataatgaCAATTCATGGCTCGCACGAAATTTAAGTTAgttatatataataaattaatcCTAAGAATCTGCAAGGGGTACTGCCGACTAGAGAAATTTATCATACATTAGTTACAACCGCCATGAGCATACCTTTCTTATACATCATACCTTTCTTAAAGTAGAAACTGAGTAATCCGCGTTAAGAAGGCGAGTAGAGAAAATGATATAAACGATCCTCATTCCTTTAATATTGTTAAATAACAATATTAGTTGTTACACCATGTATGTGATTAAGTTTACAACCTACTTACAAGTTGGGGCAAGTTAGTTTCTTGGAAAAGGATATGTGCTTTACTTTTCTTCAAAGTATTTTATACACTGCATCTACACATATTACAATAATAGAGTAGACTGTAGAGAACCCACTAGCAAGTAAGTAGAATGAAAACAGTTTTGTGATGACAGTTATTTGCTTGATCCATAAGGTAAGATAGATACACACACTTATAGTATAGTTGTTGTATATTAACAACTAACAACTGTCTACATACATTAACAAAGCAATTCAGTTGAGCTGGCTTTGCTTGTCATTCTTTTCTGGCAAGTGGTTATATATCtcctattttcattttcattttgtTGTTATATATTTTCTGTCAACTCATTTGTTAATTATAGCTGTCCATTAACGACCGTCGACCATTACATGAAAACAATCCGATTAACACCAATAATATGTAATTACTTTCTAAAAATTGACAATTTACAACCTCTTAACTCAAGAATATTACTTCCTCGGTCCCAACCAATTCTTTACGTTTGGTTTGGGTACGGAgattaagaaatatgtataaagtaatgaaaaataaaaagaaaagtgAGTGAAATGGTGGGAcccattaatttttaatatataaaaggGAGATAATAGAGTAAAAATAACGTGAAATGGAAGGAAAAGTGGAAAAGTGGTAGAACACGTTTACTTGGGGCATTAATTAAGGAACAATCTTCTGGAGAGCCGCCTTTTGTGGTGGTTTGTTTTGCAAGTGTTCTGCCTCACTTATCTAAGTTATTACGTCACGTCATCAAAAATAAGCAAACTACAGTTTCACAAACTTTGTTTGTCCGTATCTTGGCTTTTCAATAAGTTGTACAGTTTAATTAGTTAAATAGGCTCAGGGAGATTGATTATATTTGATTCAAATtattttttacatataataatatttaaatatcatattaagcaattttattttaaatttatcatttaattattattaacaaattatataatatttcataaattaagtaaatcaaaataaactaataaacataaaaatattaaaattgtgcacttaattcacgaaaaacacatttattacaataattaacatacaaaatatTATTGTAACACACTAATTTTCCGAATTAATATATTCTTCCCATAAATACTCAATTAATGCATCTTCAAGTCCAATATGTGTCtctttaatttttatttttaaattttaatgaaattatgttttctcattattttaagttttattttaaaaataaattttgttaactattaattatattctgttattaattatataattaaataatcaaaaatcaatttaaaatctcataaattacaaataacaaaaccattattttatataaaaccaagtgatccaaatttggatcagtgaaCAATTTGGTTCACTACTGTTtactgatccaaatttggatcactgtTGTAATAAAATTTGGGGTAATCTGCCCCAAATTTGGATATTTGGATTACTGTTAGATTTGCCCTTACAACATGCACTATTGACCCAAAAAAATTAGTAGAGAACcctttttaaatttttttttaactaaaattacagaaaaaaatattttaaatcttaGTTGAACTGAAAATTAATTAAGTACTTAATTTCAAATCTAATTTTTAGttaaaaattaattgaaaatTTACTACAATCAAACTAAAATTGAAATATTGACAATATTTTAACACAATAATTACGGAGGTTGTAATCAAAATACTAGTATACTTTGAGCTATATCACTGCAGCCATGTCATTATAATCATGATTATATTAGCAGCTCTAAATTCGAGAATTAAGAgctatttaattatttttaacaaGATAATCACGGAATGTTATAATTAAATTATTCTCGGTAAACCGTTACTAACGGGTCACGAGGGTTGAAAGAATGAGGGGGTGAATTTAGCTAAGAAGACACTAGAAGGTTTTAAAATAATAAGATAGTTAAAAATGAGAGTGATTAATGGGATGAAGATTTGGAGAAGAGAAAAAGCAGAACATGTGGTTTCGCTAACCAACAACACCACAAGTGCTAACCACGATCATGTGTGCGCACATAACATGTTCATTTCACCCATTCTAATTTTGTAGTTAGGTAATGTACATTAATGTTTATACAGTTAGTACGTACCACTCATCTCCCACTTCTCTTCTTCaatcattattttaatataaatttattaaCCATGATCTATCATTTGCTTACGTACATGAGATTTGTAGTTCTGGTTCACTTATGCATCACATTCGCATCTATATAGGAGGAGTATTATAAAAAACCATGATCCATCACTCGCCTATCCAGAACTAGAAAATTTAGTGAAATTTTACTTTGAGATCAACTTTTTTTGTTTTTAAAGTTAAAAAAGCATAAAAAGATTAAATTACTCTTGTAATGTTTTTCTTTCATTGCTCTTATTATATATGCTAGGAAGATATTTGTCTTTCCAAGATAAAATgttcttaaaataaaaaaattggatATGAAAATAGCATTTTTCAAGATTTATTATGTAACTATTATTATTATGAtccatttttttaattttgtttccGCTATAGAACACATAAAACTGTGCAAGAAATATATATGACTACAAAAACGGGTTATTTTCACTCATGGATTAAAATCGGTGGAATGAAAACTATTTTGACAAAAATAgatgaaataaaattaaatttcGCCCATTCGTGAATCATTGTTGAAATCGCTAGAATAAAATTGAACGTGATTCGTCAACGGTAGCATATCAACATTATTTAATCAGTCAAaaaatttcataatcatatatttaaaattaaagaATTGTGTCCAGAATAATATGTTTAATGAATAGCACAGGTACACAATAATGAAAACAAtcgaaaaagaaaagaaattaatGGCTTACATTAACATAACGAAGGGAAAAAGATATAATCATCAAATTTAATTGTATAAATAATGAATGAATCGATGAGTTCTACAAGAATAAATCCAAAACCAATCAACCAATTTTTGTACATACACAAATTTAACCAATCTTTAAATGtaaaaaaaataatagaaaaaaaCCACTATATATTACATAATATGATAATAAcgaatattataatattttaataattcaaaGAACTAATCCAAATCCCCCAAGTTCTGTGGGCCTCGAAAACCGCGCTTTCTTTCCTGGGTGTGGACTTTCCACTTCTTGTTCACCGGATAAAAGACTTTTCCGTTCAAAGTCAACGTTGACTGCCAAAGAAACCACAACTTCCGGCGAAGCTGGCAAGTTAAGGTCAAAGTCCAAGTCCTTATGGTGGCTAGACACGTTTCCCGACGATGACGTCACAGCACTTGCGGCGGCGCTTCCGATATTCCCGTCATAGTGGCGGCGCTTGTGACCACCAAGAGCTTGACCGGTGGGGAAGGATCTATGGCAAATATTGCACTCGTGGGCCCTACCACTAGGGTTAAGTACTGACGTGGTGGTGGTGCCGGAGTTCGTGGTGGTTGAAATATCTTCTCCGCCGGCAGCAGTGGCGAGTTTACGGTGACTAGCCTTATGTCCACCAAGTGCTTGGTAAGATGAAAATGACTTGTCACACACGGAACACTTGTAAGAAATGTTTTCATCGTTGGAA
Encoded here:
- the LOC141667604 gene encoding zinc finger protein ZAT10-like: MTIEALSSPTLSTPPPSFHYKTLTLTQNQSNPTTSNMHEPWMKKKRTKRPRSETPPTEEEYLALCLIMLARGTTDTTTATTSTAAATAGHRIETSSNDENISYKCSVCDKSFSSYQALGGHKASHRKLATAAGGEDISTTTNSGTTTTSVLNPSGRAHECNICHRSFPTGQALGGHKRRHYDGNIGSAAASAVTSSSGNVSSHHKDLDFDLNLPASPEVVVSLAVNVDFERKSLLSGEQEVESPHPGKKARFSRPTELGGFGLVL